GCGGCGCTCTGGCTTTGTTGACGCTGGTGAGCCAGCCGAGCGAAGTCATGTCGATCAAACTCGGGCTTCTGCTGGCGATGATCGTCTGCACCCTGTTCGCGGGATTGGCGATCAATCCCAATGCGCGCGCCGTTAAAGAGCGTTTGAGGGTTGCGGTTCTGGAAGATGAAAAGACCTCCCTCGAAGCCCGATTCAAAAAACTGCATCGGCTTTCGGTTCAGTTGAACGCGACCACCCTGTTCGCGGGCCTGGGCTTTTTGTGGTACACCGCGATGGGGCTGACGCTCTAGTCGTCCCGGTTACTGGCGATGACAGTCTCCGAGGACAAACGCCGGGTCGCATTGCGACCGTTTTACGCGCAAACGCGCTTTCTCCTGCTCGCGCTCGTCGGCCTGATCGTTTTTTCTTACGGCTGGAAAGTCACCGAAATCAAACCGGGCGAGCTGGTGCGCGGCGCGGCAATGGTCAAACCGCTGGTCAATGAACTGCTTCGCCCGGACTTGATCCGGCATGAAACCCAAACTGAATTTTCCGAATCTGTTTTTCTCCTCGACGGCCCCGGCGCGTCGTTTCACAAGCCGTCCGATACGAAGCGGGAGGACGCGCGCCTGAGCCTGACGCCGACGAACGGAGCCGTGGGTGATACGGTGACAGTCAGCGGTCGAGGCTGGGGGTCTGAAACGACGGGGTCCTTGCTCTGGATCAATTCCATAGAACAGGAATTCCCGCTGGGCTCCTTCACGACTTCTGTTGATGGGACTTTTGAGGCGACGATCCGCGTTCCCGAAACCGCGCGCGGACTCGAGCAAACCCTGCGCGCCTCGATTTCCCGGGAGACGGGCGAGTGGTCCCTGAGTCCGACGGTGAAGCTGGTTGCGGAGAAAATGCTGGAGACGATTTTTCTGGCCTTGATGGCGACGGGTTTTGCGACGGTGGTTGCGGCGCCCTTGAGTTTTCTCGCGGCGAAAAATCTCATGTGGAATCGCGTTCCGGGCAAGGCGGTCTATCTTGCTGTGCGTACGACTTTCAATATTCTGCGTTCGATCGAGCCTTTGATTCTGGCGATATTATTCGCGGTCTGGGTGGGCATCGGCCCCTTCGCCGGGGTGCTGGCCTTGAGCCTGCATTCGATTGCGACTCTGGGCAAACTGTTTTCCGAGCAGATCGAGACCATCGATCCGGGGCCGGTGGAGGCTTTGCTTGCGACCGGGGCGAACCCCTTGCAGGTGGCGCTGTATGCGGTCTGGCCGCAAGTGTCCGCGCCTTTTCTGGCGCTGGCCTTTTATCGTTGGGACATCAACGTGCGCATGTCCACGATCATCGGCTTTGTCGGCGGCGGCGGGATTGGATTTCTTTTGCAACAATGGATCAACTTATTGCAATACAGTCAGGCCGGTACGGCTCTGCTGGCGATTTCTGCGACGGTGATTTTTCTGGATGTGGCGAGCGCCTGGGTGCGGCAGAGGATGGAGTTGAAAAGCTGACCCGCCTCCAGACCGGAGGCGGGAATTTTGAAACGGTTTACATCATCGCTTTGGCGGAGACCAGCATGTTGCCGATACTGCTGGTGGCGTCGGCGACGGCGGTGGCTTCGTAGCCGCAATGCGCGGTGCAGTCTCTGCACTTATCGTTATTACGGTGTCCGTAACGTTCCCATTCCGTGGTCTCCATCAATTCCTGAAAGCTCTCTGCGTAACCGTCGTCGAGCAGGTAGCAAGGCTTCTGCCAGCCGAGAACGGAGTAATTCGGGTTGCCCCAGGGCGTGCAGTCGTAATCTTTGTTGCCCTTGAGGAATTCGATGTAGAGCGGGGAATGGTTGAAATCCCAGCGTCCGTTTTTGTTGCGCGAAAGCAGTTCGCGGAAAAATTCCTGAGTGTTGGCGCGACCGAAGAAATGATCCTGATCCGGCGCGTCGGGATAGCTGAAGGCCG
This window of the Candidatus Nitrohelix vancouverensis genome carries:
- the phnE gene encoding phosphonate ABC transporter, permease protein PhnE, whose translation is MTVSEDKRRVALRPFYAQTRFLLLALVGLIVFSYGWKVTEIKPGELVRGAAMVKPLVNELLRPDLIRHETQTEFSESVFLLDGPGASFHKPSDTKREDARLSLTPTNGAVGDTVTVSGRGWGSETTGSLLWINSIEQEFPLGSFTTSVDGTFEATIRVPETARGLEQTLRASISRETGEWSLSPTVKLVAEKMLETIFLALMATGFATVVAAPLSFLAAKNLMWNRVPGKAVYLAVRTTFNILRSIEPLILAILFAVWVGIGPFAGVLALSLHSIATLGKLFSEQIETIDPGPVEALLATGANPLQVALYAVWPQVSAPFLALAFYRWDINVRMSTIIGFVGGGGIGFLLQQWINLLQYSQAGTALLAISATVIFLDVASAWVRQRMELKS
- a CDS encoding DUF4149 domain-containing protein — protein: MDVLLLFLHLLALVCWLGSIIFFSFFTAPVLFRTLERQEAGDLIGKIFPNYYRLGYICGALALLTLVSQPSEVMSIKLGLLLAMIVCTLFAGLAINPNARAVKERLRVAVLEDEKTSLEARFKKLHRLSVQLNATTLFAGLGFLWYTAMGLTL